In one window of Methanoculleus chikugoensis DNA:
- a CDS encoding phosphopantetheine adenylyltransferase, protein MKVMVGGTFDPLHAGHRKLLSRSFELAGPDGEVIIGLTTDEFAGAKVHPVHTYEKRLENITLFIREHGYTATWTVEPLADRYGSAIVADFDILVVSEETFPVAVEINEIRRERGKRKVDLHEISCVLAEDGRRISSTRICRGEIDRHGRLIR, encoded by the coding sequence ATGAAAGTGATGGTCGGGGGGACGTTCGATCCCCTGCATGCCGGGCACCGGAAACTCCTCTCCCGCTCCTTCGAGCTTGCCGGGCCCGATGGAGAGGTGATCATCGGGTTGACGACCGACGAGTTTGCCGGTGCAAAGGTGCACCCCGTCCACACCTACGAAAAACGGCTTGAGAACATCACGTTGTTTATCCGCGAACACGGCTACACCGCAACGTGGACGGTCGAACCGCTTGCCGACCGCTACGGCAGCGCCATCGTTGCGGACTTCGATATCCTCGTCGTCTCCGAGGAGACCTTCCCGGTCGCCGTGGAGATCAACGAAATCCGGCGCGAGCGCGGGAAAAGAAAGGTGGACCTTCACGAGATCTCGTGCGTCCTCGCCGAGGACGGCCGGCGGATCTCGAGCACCCGTATCTGCCGGGGCGAGATCGACCGGCACGGACGCCTGATCAGATGA
- the pyrI gene encoding aspartate carbamoyltransferase regulatory subunit, whose protein sequence is MSRKDPSRGLLVSPIKNGTVIDHITAGEALNVLRILGITGSTRECLSIATNVESKRMGKKDIVKIENRELRTEEVDRIALLAPHAKINIIRDYKVVEKKGVEIPEILRGVVRCPNPGCITNTNEPVASTFEVLDKGLHCLYCDWLIKDDIANHII, encoded by the coding sequence ATGAGCCGGAAAGATCCCTCAAGAGGGCTGCTCGTCAGCCCCATCAAGAACGGCACCGTCATCGACCATATCACGGCCGGCGAGGCGCTGAACGTGCTCCGGATCCTCGGTATCACCGGGTCGACCCGGGAATGCCTGAGCATCGCGACGAACGTCGAGAGCAAGCGGATGGGGAAGAAGGATATCGTCAAGATCGAGAACCGCGAGCTCCGGACGGAGGAGGTCGACCGGATCGCCCTGCTTGCGCCGCATGCGAAGATCAACATCATCCGCGACTACAAGGTCGTGGAGAAGAAGGGTGTGGAGATCCCGGAGATCCTCCGGGGCGTGGTCAGGTGCCCGAACCCCGGCTGCATCACGAACACGAACGAGCCTGTCGCGAGCACGTTCGAGGTGCTCGACAAGGGGTTGCACTGCCTCTACTGCGACTGGCTGATCAAGGACGATATCGCAAACCACATCATCTGA
- the pyrB gene encoding aspartate carbamoyltransferase, which produces MYHIISIRDFERSDLDYLLDRAQEFDTGNYRPGMLDEKLVALLFFEPSTRTRMSFATAMARLGGKSISVDSVEASSIVKGETLADTIRVISSYVDAIVLRHPKEGAARLASEFASVPIINAGDGAGQHPSQTLLDLYTIRQSMPVDGIDVGLLGDLRYGRTAHSLALALSLYGVTLHTIAPGGLEMPANIALELRERGMEVVEHPNVEEAIRELDVLYVTRIQRERFPDSASYYNVASSYRITTDLLDGVKERLMILHPLPRAGEIDPAVDRTPYARYFEQARNGVPVRMALLHEVMR; this is translated from the coding sequence ATGTATCACATTATCTCGATCCGCGATTTTGAAAGGAGCGATCTCGATTACCTGCTCGACCGGGCGCAGGAGTTCGATACCGGCAATTATCGGCCCGGAATGCTTGACGAAAAACTCGTTGCGCTTCTCTTCTTCGAGCCCAGCACCAGGACAAGGATGTCGTTCGCGACGGCGATGGCCCGGCTCGGCGGAAAGTCGATCAGCGTCGACTCCGTGGAGGCGAGTTCCATCGTCAAGGGAGAGACGCTCGCAGACACCATCCGGGTGATAAGCAGCTACGTGGACGCCATCGTGCTCCGGCACCCGAAAGAGGGGGCGGCCAGGCTCGCAAGCGAGTTCGCCTCGGTGCCGATCATCAACGCCGGCGACGGCGCGGGGCAGCACCCGAGCCAGACGCTGCTCGACCTCTACACCATCAGGCAGTCGATGCCGGTCGACGGGATCGACGTCGGGCTTTTAGGGGATCTCCGCTACGGCAGGACGGCGCACTCGCTCGCACTTGCCCTCTCCCTCTACGGCGTCACGCTGCACACGATTGCACCGGGGGGGCTCGAGATGCCGGCAAACATCGCCCTTGAACTCCGGGAGCGCGGCATGGAGGTCGTCGAGCACCCGAACGTCGAGGAGGCGATCCGGGAACTCGACGTCCTCTACGTGACGAGGATCCAGCGCGAACGGTTCCCGGACTCGGCATCCTACTACAACGTCGCGTCCAGTTACCGGATCACGACCGACCTGCTCGACGGCGTGAAAGAGCGGCTGATGATCCTCCACCCGCTCCCGCGCGCGGGAGAGATCGACCCGGCGGTGGACCGCACGCCGTACGCACGCTACTTCGAGCAGGCGAGGAACGGCGTCCCCGTCAGGATGGCGCTCCTCCACGAGGTGATGAGATGA